In a genomic window of Zingiber officinale cultivar Zhangliang chromosome 9B, Zo_v1.1, whole genome shotgun sequence:
- the LOC122022546 gene encoding cell division control protein 45 homolog, with protein sequence MVRESKVEPFYARLRDAALASSSSPLLIFPSASDVDSLCALKIVTHVLSSDSILYSVYPVTSFNEVDEIVTRNLRLLDQHFTLLLINWGCHRDLRRLLNLGPEVHVFVIDSHRPIHLHNLNEQNEQVVVLYSQEDELQADLAYEFDVSALANASDLNSDDEIDMNSDSDEDSASDNDVEVEGGSRKRRKVSQDPESDPVRLYTKLKSEYYKLGTFHGRPSGCLMFELAHSLRKNTNGLLWLACVSLTDQFVHERLTNERYQAGVMELEQHINSSENMDAVTSVTLKDGTKIQTPESFRIVYEDEPRLMLLREWNLFDSMLCSSYIATKLKTWSDNGLKKLKLLLARMGFPIVDCQKKFQYMSNEVKLKMKEEFDSFLPEYGLTDFYYRSFLIVHGYCKKVSAADVVYGVTALLESCTVEKDSSSSDYFGDALSALSLKNIDQLRKGMQSAIEVQRAILRQGSCAITKSGVIRSGRKFRWLRLDDQVDTHRLGHPQALTKFCYFLMDALKERGAKVKPLVCACAAKETNKVLIVGIHGKPRLGAIQGNSFGFAFRTSALEIGAEISHDLFDSSWILLDTGILHLFMTRLTEKL encoded by the coding sequence ATGGTGAGGGAGTCTAAAGTTGAGCCTTTCTATGCCCGGCTTCGTGATGCTGCCTTGGCATCCTCGTCTTCCCCTCTGCTTATTTTCCCGTCGGCTTCTGATGTGGACTCCCTCTGTGCCCTGAAGATTGTAACCCATGTCCTCTCATCTGATTCAATTCTTTACTCAGTATACCCTGTCACTTCGTTTAATGAAGTTGATGAAATAGTCACTCGCAACCTAAGGTTGTTAGATCAGCACTTCACATTGCTTCTCATTAATTGGGGCTGCCACCGGGACCTCCGTAGGCTGTTGAACCTTGGGCCCGAAGTTCATGTTTTTGTCATTGATAGCCACCGCCCGATCCACCTTCACAACCTTAATGAGCAAAACGAGCAGGTTGTTGTTCTTTATAGTCAGGAAGATGAACTTCAGGCTGATCTGGCTTATGAATTTGATGTTTCAGCACTGGCCAACGCATCTGATCTGAATAGTGATGATGAAATTGATATGAACTCTGATAGTGACGAGGATAGTGCTAGTGACAATGATGTGGAGGTCGAAGGAGGGAGCAGGAAGCGCCGTAAAGTCTCACAAGATCCAGAGTCTGATCCAGTTAGGCTCTATACGAAGCTCAAGTCAGAGTATTACAAGTTGGGTACTTTTCATGGAAGGCCATCAGGTTGCTTGATGTTTGAATTAGCACATTCACTGAGAAAGAACACAAATGGGCTATTGTGGTTGGCTTGTGTTTCACTCACAGATCAATTTGTACATGAAAGGCTAACCAATGAGCGGTATCAAGCTGGAGTTATGGAACTCGAGCAACATATAAACAGCTCAGAAAATATGGATGCTGTAACCTCAGTTACACTCAAAGATGGTACGAAGATACAGACTCCTGAGAGTTTTCGAATAGTCTATGAAGATGAACCAAGACTCATGCTTTTGCGGGAATGGAATCTGTTTGATTCAATGTTGTGCTCTTCCTATATAGCAACCAAACTTAAGACTTGGAGTGACAATGGTTTGAAAAAGTTGAAGCTATTGTTAGCCAGAATGGGGTTCCCCATCGTTGATTGTCAAAAGAAGTTTCAATATATGAGCAATGAAGTGAAACTAAAGATGAAAGAAGAGTTTGACAGTTTTTTGCCAGAGTATGGGCTAACTGATTTCTACTACCGTAGCTTCTTGATAGTGCATGGCTATTGCAAAAAGGTTTCAGCTGCTGATGTTGTGTATGGAGTCACAGCATTGCTTGAGTCATGTACAGTGGAAAAAGATTCCTCATCTTCTGATTACTTTGGGGATGCTTTATCTGCATTGTCACTCAAAAACATTGATCAACTCAGAAAGGGAATGCAGAGTGCAATTGAAGTACAGAGGGCTATTCTCAGGCAAGGAAGCTGTGCAATTACCAAAAGTGGGGTTATTAGAAGCGGAAGAAAATTTCGCTGGTTGAGGCTTGATGATCAAGTTGACACTCATAGGTTAGGCCATCCCCAGGCACTTACCAAGTTCTGCTATTTCTTGATGGATGCACTGAAGGAAAGAGGGGCAAAGGTGAAACCACTAGTCTGTGCATGCGCTGCAAAAGAAACCAATAAGGTTTTGATTGTTGGCATCCATGGCAAACCCCGTCTTGGAGCCATTCAAGGCAACTCGTTTGGATTTGCGTTCAGGACATCAGCTCTTGAAATTGGTGCTGAAATTTCTCATGATTTGTTTGATTCTTCTTGGATACTTTTGGATACAGGGATTCTGCATTTGTTTATGACAAGATTAACTGAGAAGCTTTGA